From a single Chitinophaga sp. Cy-1792 genomic region:
- a CDS encoding GH3 auxin-responsive promoter family protein has product MAIIGNLISRSLRIRKKFTFKLGTPRQYQLQVLHRLLEKAKDTEFGRHYQFQEVLDNPNFIGAYKDKVPVHNYTKMHKEWWYRCLEGEENVSWPEKIKYFALSSGTSESASKHIPVTRDMLKTVKKVGVKQLYSMANFNIPAKSYEKGILMLGGTTSLFEKGDYYEGDMSGIQAKNIPRWFRRFYKPGGKISRKPNWEQRIKLIVRKAPQWDVGTVCGVPAWVQIVFEEIIKYHGVKHIHEIWPNLAIYIHGGVSFEPYRESFQKLLGKPITFIETYMASEGSFGFQARPGTRGIKLVLNAGIFFEFIPFNEENFDAEGEVKPNPKAYMINEVVEDVEYAVMLSTCAGAWRYLIGDVVKFSSVKEHEIVIVGRTKQFLSLCGEHMSIDNMNKAIDSVQKKLGITIREFTVAGFPYGGMFAHRWYIGTDSVNVDSARVREIIDQTLAEVNDDYAVERTSALKEVFVEVLPNDVFIDYLRCKGKEGAMNKFPRVMKGDKLKDWEKFLEGKTVKQ; this is encoded by the coding sequence ATGGCCATTATAGGAAATCTTATTTCCAGGTCGCTCAGGATCAGGAAAAAGTTCACATTTAAATTAGGAACACCGCGCCAGTACCAGCTGCAGGTGTTACACCGGTTGCTGGAGAAGGCCAAGGACACTGAATTTGGACGCCACTATCAGTTCCAGGAGGTCCTGGACAACCCTAACTTTATCGGCGCCTACAAGGATAAAGTACCTGTGCACAACTACACCAAGATGCATAAAGAATGGTGGTACCGTTGCCTGGAAGGCGAAGAAAACGTTAGCTGGCCCGAAAAAATCAAATATTTTGCGCTGAGCTCAGGAACCTCTGAGTCGGCCAGTAAACATATTCCGGTAACCCGTGATATGTTAAAGACAGTGAAGAAGGTAGGTGTGAAGCAGCTGTACTCAATGGCAAACTTTAACATTCCGGCAAAATCCTACGAAAAGGGGATCCTGATGCTGGGAGGAACAACTTCTCTGTTTGAAAAAGGCGACTATTACGAGGGTGATATGAGTGGCATTCAGGCCAAAAATATTCCCCGCTGGTTCCGCCGTTTCTATAAGCCTGGTGGCAAAATCTCCCGCAAACCCAATTGGGAACAGCGTATCAAGCTGATTGTACGCAAGGCCCCTCAATGGGATGTGGGTACCGTTTGTGGTGTGCCTGCCTGGGTACAGATCGTTTTTGAAGAAATTATCAAGTACCATGGTGTTAAGCACATCCATGAAATCTGGCCGAATCTGGCAATTTATATTCATGGTGGTGTCTCTTTCGAGCCATACCGTGAAAGCTTCCAGAAACTGCTCGGAAAGCCGATTACGTTCATTGAAACATATATGGCATCAGAAGGTTCTTTCGGTTTCCAGGCCCGTCCGGGAACCAGAGGTATCAAGCTGGTGCTGAATGCAGGTATCTTCTTTGAATTTATTCCTTTCAACGAAGAAAACTTTGATGCAGAAGGAGAGGTAAAACCCAATCCTAAGGCTTACATGATCAATGAGGTCGTGGAAGATGTGGAATATGCGGTGATGCTGTCGACCTGTGCCGGTGCATGGCGCTACCTGATTGGCGACGTGGTGAAATTCTCTTCTGTAAAAGAACATGAAATAGTAATTGTTGGTCGTACCAAGCAATTCCTCAGCCTTTGCGGGGAACATATGAGTATCGACAACATGAATAAAGCGATAGATAGTGTCCAGAAAAAACTGGGTATTACTATCAGAGAGTTTACTGTGGCTGGTTTCCCTTATGGCGGTATGTTCGCACACCGCTGGTATATTGGCACTGACAGTGTTAATGTGGATTCGGCCCGTGTACGTGAAATCATTGATCAAACCCTGGCTGAAGTAAATGACGACTATGCAGTCGAAAGAACTTCTGCGCTTAAAGAAGTGTTTGTAGAAGTATTGCCTAACGATGTATTTATCGACTACCTGCGTTGCAAAGGCAAGGAAGGTGCGATGAATAAGTTCCCTAGAGTAATGAAAGGTGACAAGCTGAAGGATTGGGAGAAATTTCTGGAAGGGAAAACCGTAAAGCAATAA
- a CDS encoding inositol monophosphatase family protein: MLKATLLKATEAGAQILKQYFNGAFEVSSKSSLNDLVTEADKKSEKAIIEVIRQAFPDHFILSEEAGAIPSQSNVKWIIDPIDGTINFANGVPICCVSIGVEKDGEMILGAVYNPFMNEFFFAEKGKGATLNDKPIHVSKNGNFDQCLLVTGFPYNWEESANNPMVVLERLVKKGLPVRRLGSAAIDLCWVACGRFDGFYEHSLQAWDSAAGFLIVEEAGGKVTDFSGNYYSPYQKTILATNGHIHQALQDLVNGK; this comes from the coding sequence ATGTTAAAAGCAACATTGCTCAAAGCTACTGAAGCCGGCGCACAAATACTGAAACAATATTTTAATGGCGCCTTCGAGGTTAGCTCCAAAAGCTCCCTCAATGACCTCGTCACCGAGGCAGATAAAAAATCTGAAAAAGCCATCATTGAAGTGATCCGTCAGGCCTTCCCTGACCACTTCATTCTCAGTGAGGAAGCGGGCGCCATCCCTTCACAGTCCAACGTTAAATGGATTATTGACCCGATAGATGGTACCATCAATTTCGCAAACGGAGTACCCATCTGCTGTGTGTCCATAGGCGTGGAAAAAGATGGTGAAATGATCCTGGGAGCAGTATATAATCCTTTCATGAACGAATTTTTCTTCGCAGAAAAAGGAAAAGGCGCTACCCTCAACGACAAACCCATCCATGTTTCCAAAAACGGCAACTTTGACCAATGCCTGCTGGTAACCGGTTTCCCCTATAATTGGGAAGAGTCAGCCAATAACCCGATGGTGGTACTGGAAAGACTCGTCAAAAAAGGCCTCCCGGTTCGCCGACTCGGCTCCGCAGCCATAGACCTCTGCTGGGTCGCCTGCGGCCGCTTCGACGGGTTCTACGAACATTCCCTCCAGGCATGGGACTCCGCAGCAGGATTCCTCATCGTGGAAGAAGCCGGTGGTAAAGTAACCGACTTCAGCGGAAACTATTATTCTCCATATCAAAAAACAATTCTGGCCACCAACGGCCATATTCACCAGGCCCTGCAAGACCTTGTAAACGGCAAATAA
- the thiL gene encoding thiamine-phosphate kinase: protein MEQERTEISDLGEFGLIDYLTRNIEIQNASTVLGVGDDAAVIDHFGKQTVISTDMLVEGIHFDLMYVPMKHLGYKSVVVNLSDIYAMNATPTHITMSLAFSNRFSLEALNEFYEGVYAACEKYGVDLIGGDTSNSQKGLVISVTAIGEVTPDQFVKRSTAQNRDLLCVTGDLGAAYLGLTLLEREKKIYLESPQLAPDLEDQTYIIGRQLKPEARKDIIEFLQESDIKPTAMMDVSDGLSSEILHICKQSNLGVVLYEEKIPIAQESKEIALKFGLDPTACALSGGEDYELLFTMKQEDYDKIVLNEQISVIGYMTDISEGAHILTKGGNKFKLVAQGWNAFEQ, encoded by the coding sequence ATGGAACAGGAAAGAACAGAAATCAGTGATCTCGGTGAATTTGGTCTCATCGACTACCTCACCAGAAATATAGAAATACAGAATGCCAGCACCGTACTCGGCGTTGGCGACGATGCGGCTGTTATCGACCACTTCGGCAAACAAACCGTTATCAGCACAGATATGCTGGTAGAAGGCATCCACTTCGACCTGATGTACGTACCCATGAAACACCTGGGCTACAAATCAGTGGTGGTAAACCTCTCCGATATCTACGCCATGAACGCCACCCCTACTCATATCACCATGAGCCTGGCGTTCTCCAACCGATTTTCCCTGGAAGCCTTAAACGAATTCTATGAAGGCGTTTATGCTGCCTGCGAAAAATATGGGGTAGACCTGATCGGCGGAGATACCAGCAACTCTCAGAAAGGATTGGTTATCAGCGTTACAGCTATCGGCGAAGTAACCCCTGATCAATTCGTGAAAAGGTCCACCGCACAAAACAGAGACCTCCTCTGCGTTACCGGCGACCTCGGCGCTGCCTACCTCGGCCTTACCCTCCTGGAAAGAGAAAAGAAAATATATCTCGAAAGTCCACAACTGGCGCCAGATCTGGAAGATCAGACCTATATCATCGGCAGACAATTAAAACCTGAAGCCAGAAAAGATATCATCGAATTCCTGCAGGAAAGTGATATCAAACCAACAGCCATGATGGACGTCAGTGATGGCCTGAGCTCTGAAATTCTTCATATCTGCAAACAAAGCAATCTGGGCGTGGTACTGTATGAAGAGAAAATCCCGATAGCCCAGGAAAGTAAGGAAATAGCCCTGAAGTTCGGCCTGGACCCTACGGCATGCGCATTAAGCGGCGGTGAAGACTATGAACTCCTGTTTACCATGAAACAGGAAGATTATGATAAAATCGTGCTCAATGAACAAATCAGCGTGATCGGCTATATGACCGACATCAGCGAAGGCGCGCATATTCTTACCAAAGGAGGCAACAAATTCAAACTGGTAGCCCAGGGCTGGAACGCCTTTGAGCAATAA
- a CDS encoding glycosyltransferase family 39 protein — protein MEKQWFTVNNYLRTKHIHLARMGIPHFFSKNQYRNLFLLGWLLLGLFQACFSELWDDEAYYWVYSRHLDWGYFDHPPMIALLIKIGYGIFHNELGVRLLVVVINTLTLWVTAKLLSQEDNRLYYLILGSMGAMQVGGMLAVPDVPLVFFAALYFWAYKVFIDEQSWKNTLLLAISMVLMFYSKYHGVLLVFFTVLSNLNLLRVWKFYVACIITTLLFMPHIVWQYTHDFPSLQYHLIERNASSYDSSYTLDYLGGQLLLFGPLLGWLLLYYAIICPIQHTFERALKYSLIGVLVFFMISTFKGRVEANWTVMLFAPAVILAHQTIKRKGWKGRIFVYTLPVSLLLVLLVRVYMIWDFAPGLDIRPEIHNNREWTSKVAAVAGDKPVVFLNSYQLPSKYMFYTGHLSYSLNSRYSRRSQYNYWDTETELWGKPVLVFGNDLPITDSIKTSYGTWDYYLDSAYYSYNLIQFKPAMKKIRARKGEHVSLVIQPENNYHRSVPINWKNEAVIGYGFTTKDSAYAPVKTDLTLANAITRRLSTINIVMPQEAGNYQLKCSVFQWPLPPTHNSQVIQVTVE, from the coding sequence ATGGAGAAACAGTGGTTTACTGTTAATAACTATCTTCGCACTAAACATATACATTTAGCGCGCATGGGTATTCCTCATTTCTTCTCTAAAAATCAATACCGAAACCTGTTTTTACTGGGCTGGCTGCTGCTGGGTCTTTTTCAGGCCTGCTTTTCTGAGCTCTGGGATGATGAGGCCTACTACTGGGTATATTCCCGCCATCTCGATTGGGGATATTTCGATCATCCGCCTATGATCGCACTGCTGATCAAAATCGGCTACGGTATTTTTCATAATGAACTGGGGGTACGTTTGCTGGTAGTGGTAATCAATACGCTTACGCTATGGGTGACGGCCAAGCTGCTATCGCAGGAAGATAACCGTTTGTACTACCTGATACTTGGTTCCATGGGAGCGATGCAGGTGGGCGGTATGCTGGCAGTACCCGATGTACCGCTGGTGTTCTTTGCGGCCCTTTATTTCTGGGCATATAAGGTATTTATTGATGAGCAAAGCTGGAAGAATACCTTACTGCTGGCGATTTCCATGGTACTGATGTTTTACAGTAAATACCATGGCGTATTACTGGTGTTTTTCACGGTGTTGTCCAACCTGAACCTGCTGAGGGTATGGAAGTTTTATGTCGCCTGTATTATTACCACACTGCTGTTCATGCCCCATATCGTATGGCAGTACACACATGATTTTCCTTCTCTCCAATATCATCTGATAGAAAGAAATGCCAGCAGCTATGATAGCAGCTATACGCTGGATTATCTGGGCGGACAGCTCCTGCTGTTCGGGCCGCTGTTAGGCTGGCTGCTATTATACTACGCGATCATCTGCCCGATACAGCATACTTTTGAACGCGCATTGAAATACTCACTGATTGGCGTGCTGGTATTTTTCATGATCAGTACGTTCAAAGGCAGGGTAGAAGCCAACTGGACAGTAATGTTGTTTGCACCGGCGGTGATCCTGGCCCATCAGACGATCAAGCGCAAAGGATGGAAGGGTCGTATTTTCGTATATACGTTACCGGTATCTCTGTTGCTGGTGTTGCTGGTAAGAGTATATATGATCTGGGATTTCGCACCTGGACTGGATATCCGCCCGGAGATCCACAATAACAGGGAGTGGACCTCCAAAGTGGCCGCGGTAGCCGGAGATAAGCCAGTGGTGTTTCTCAACAGTTACCAACTGCCTTCCAAGTATATGTTTTATACCGGTCATCTTTCCTATAGCCTGAATTCGCGCTATTCAAGAAGAAGCCAGTATAATTACTGGGATACCGAAACCGAGTTGTGGGGCAAGCCTGTACTGGTATTTGGCAACGATCTGCCGATTACCGACAGCATTAAAACCAGCTATGGTACCTGGGATTATTATCTTGATTCGGCCTATTACTCTTATAACCTGATCCAGTTTAAGCCTGCCATGAAAAAGATCAGGGCCAGAAAAGGAGAGCATGTTAGTCTGGTAATTCAGCCAGAGAACAACTATCACCGTTCGGTGCCGATCAACTGGAAGAATGAAGCTGTGATTGGATATGGGTTTACAACGAAGGATTCTGCGTATGCACCGGTAAAAACTGATCTTACTTTAGCTAACGCTATCACCCGCAGACTCAGCACGATTAATATTGTGATGCCGCAGGAAGCGGGTAATTATCAGCTGAAATGCAGTGTGTTTCAGTGGCCGTTGCCACCCACACATAATAGCCAGGTAATCCAGGTTACTGTGGAATAA
- the nagA gene encoding N-acetylglucosamine-6-phosphate deacetylase, whose protein sequence is MPTSYINATIFTGEVLLKNHAVNVDNGLITSIVPTEEVKENHEIIDLKGAYMAPALIDLQVYGGNGQVFSLYPSVKSLKATYEACKKGGAAYFMPTVATISDDIVLDAIRAVRAYWEKGGKGVLGLHLEGPFINPAKKGAHRPEYIRQPTQEDIDMILENEDVVKMITLAPECCDPALVKQLQDAGIIVYAGHSNATYAEAYTAFNNGIHHATHLFNAMSPLESRAPGLVGAIYDHPEVYASIVADGIHVDFAAVRISKKIMGNRLYLITDAVEENKEGDFYIYLKEKDRFVNDAGVLAGSRLTMLQAVRNCAKHKICSMREAIRMASLYPAQALGLENRIGRIAPGCEASFLVIPENGETVVYC, encoded by the coding sequence ATGCCCACCTCTTATATTAATGCCACGATCTTTACTGGTGAGGTCCTACTGAAGAACCACGCTGTTAATGTTGATAATGGTCTGATTACCAGTATTGTACCTACGGAAGAAGTAAAAGAGAACCACGAGATCATTGATTTGAAAGGTGCCTATATGGCGCCGGCTTTAATAGATCTGCAGGTTTATGGTGGCAACGGGCAGGTATTTTCGCTCTATCCAAGTGTGAAATCCCTGAAGGCAACGTATGAGGCATGTAAAAAAGGGGGTGCGGCTTATTTCATGCCTACAGTGGCTACTATTTCTGATGACATTGTCCTGGACGCCATCAGGGCAGTGAGGGCTTACTGGGAGAAAGGCGGCAAAGGGGTCCTGGGCCTTCACCTGGAAGGGCCGTTCATTAATCCCGCTAAAAAAGGGGCACATCGTCCTGAATATATTCGCCAGCCTACACAGGAAGATATAGATATGATCCTGGAGAATGAGGATGTGGTGAAGATGATCACACTGGCACCGGAATGCTGCGACCCTGCGCTGGTAAAGCAATTACAGGATGCTGGCATCATCGTTTATGCAGGTCATAGTAATGCTACTTACGCGGAAGCCTATACGGCGTTCAATAATGGTATACATCATGCTACACATCTTTTCAATGCGATGTCGCCATTGGAAAGCAGGGCTCCTGGCCTGGTGGGCGCTATCTATGATCATCCGGAGGTATACGCCAGTATTGTGGCAGATGGTATCCACGTTGATTTTGCGGCTGTTCGTATCAGCAAAAAAATTATGGGCAACCGGCTTTATCTCATCACAGATGCTGTAGAAGAGAATAAAGAAGGCGATTTTTATATTTATCTGAAAGAAAAAGACCGTTTTGTGAATGATGCCGGCGTACTGGCAGGCAGTCGCCTGACCATGCTGCAGGCAGTACGTAACTGTGCAAAACATAAAATTTGCAGTATGCGGGAGGCTATCAGAATGGCGTCTTTATATCCTGCACAGGCGTTAGGCCTGGAAAACCGCATCGGTCGCATCGCGCCGGGCTGTGAGGCCTCCTTCCTCGTAATACCGGAGAATGGAGAAACAGTGGTTTACTGTTAA
- a CDS encoding VOC family protein produces the protein MLLKGIHHIAIICADYQRSKKFYTEVLGLNIIREVYREERDSYKLDLAIGDHYVIELFSFPDPPARVSRPEAQGLRHLAFAVSDIELAVKELTEKGVNTEPIRIDPHTNQRFTFFADPDGLPLELYEIIAKS, from the coding sequence ATGCTCCTGAAAGGTATACATCATATAGCCATTATCTGTGCTGATTATCAGCGTAGTAAAAAATTTTATACCGAAGTACTGGGATTAAATATTATCCGGGAAGTGTACCGGGAAGAACGGGATTCCTATAAGCTGGACCTGGCGATTGGGGACCATTATGTGATTGAGCTTTTCTCTTTTCCTGATCCGCCTGCACGTGTAAGCCGGCCTGAGGCACAAGGGCTGCGTCATCTGGCCTTTGCTGTGTCAGACATAGAGTTGGCGGTAAAAGAACTGACAGAAAAAGGTGTGAACACCGAGCCAATCAGAATTGATCCGCACACAAATCAGCGTTTTACTTTTTTTGCTGATCCCGATGGGTTACCTTTAGAGTTATACGAAATAATCGCTAAAAGCTGA
- a CDS encoding amidohydrolase: MSDLKVTLIQSSLYWEDIDANLRMFDEKIDSIGERTEVVFLPEMFSTGFSMAPERLAQTMDGSAFQWMKKKAAEKNIIITGSLIIEENGQYLNRLIWMLPNGTYGTYDKRHLFGYAGEHEHYEAGSKRLIASVKGWKINLNICYDLRFPVWARNTLQPETGAPAYDVLVYVANWPERRNTAWKSLLRARAIENQSYVIGVNRVGNDGHDIYHSGDSSLIDPMGEIIYEKAHDQDIFTYTLKREHLDEVRTKIPFLKDADVFTILD; this comes from the coding sequence ATGTCAGATTTAAAAGTAACACTTATCCAGTCCAGCCTGTATTGGGAAGATATTGATGCCAACCTTCGCATGTTTGATGAGAAGATCGACAGCATAGGAGAGCGGACGGAAGTAGTTTTTTTACCGGAGATGTTTAGCACCGGCTTCAGCATGGCGCCGGAGCGCCTTGCGCAAACCATGGATGGCAGTGCATTTCAGTGGATGAAGAAGAAGGCAGCGGAAAAGAACATCATCATTACCGGCAGTCTGATCATCGAAGAAAATGGTCAATACCTGAACCGTCTTATCTGGATGCTGCCAAACGGCACCTATGGCACCTATGATAAACGCCATCTCTTCGGTTACGCCGGCGAGCATGAGCACTACGAAGCCGGAAGCAAACGACTGATCGCTTCAGTAAAAGGTTGGAAAATCAACCTGAACATCTGTTATGATCTGCGTTTCCCGGTATGGGCAAGGAATACATTACAGCCTGAAACCGGCGCTCCTGCTTATGATGTGCTGGTATATGTGGCCAACTGGCCGGAACGTCGTAATACCGCCTGGAAATCGTTGCTGCGTGCACGTGCCATCGAGAACCAGAGCTATGTTATCGGGGTGAACCGTGTTGGCAACGATGGCCATGATATCTACCATAGTGGTGATTCCAGCCTGATCGACCCGATGGGAGAGATCATCTATGAAAAAGCACACGATCAGGATATCTTTACGTATACCCTTAAACGTGAGCACCTGGATGAGGTGAGAACAAAAATTCCTTTCCTGAAAGACGCGGATGTTTTTACCATTCTCGACTAA
- a CDS encoding regulatory protein RecX encodes MSEVLLEKLRQYCAYQERCHSEVKYKALELGIRGPEVEECIAALIAENFLSEERFAKAYAGGKFRMKQWGKKKIRQSLKQKQVSDYCIRKGMEEIDADDYWKVLQQLTEKKYQSLSREIPLKRKYKTMQYLLQRGFEQELISEALEQIANNAEM; translated from the coding sequence ATGTCTGAGGTATTACTGGAAAAACTGCGACAGTACTGCGCCTACCAGGAAAGATGCCATTCTGAAGTAAAGTATAAGGCATTGGAACTGGGAATACGGGGTCCTGAAGTAGAAGAATGCATTGCTGCACTGATCGCGGAGAATTTTCTGAGCGAGGAAAGATTTGCCAAAGCCTATGCCGGCGGTAAATTCAGGATGAAGCAATGGGGAAAGAAGAAAATCCGGCAATCGCTGAAACAGAAACAGGTATCTGATTACTGTATCAGAAAGGGAATGGAGGAGATAGACGCGGATGATTACTGGAAAGTACTGCAGCAGTTGACGGAGAAGAAATATCAGTCGCTCAGCAGGGAAATCCCTTTGAAAAGGAAATATAAAACGATGCAATATCTTTTGCAAAGAGGCTTTGAACAGGAACTTATCAGCGAGGCGCTTGAACAAATCGCAAATAATGCCGAAATGTAA
- a CDS encoding ATP-dependent helicase, producing the protein MKANYLDELNERQREAVIHINGPLMIVAGAGSGKTKVLTTRIAHLMQNGVDAFNILSLTFTNKAAKEMKERVERILGSNEARNLYIGTFHSVFARLLRAEAHRLGYPNDFTIYDTDDAKSVLKTIINELNLDDKHYKPNFVYNRISAAKNNLMGPEEYQHDYYVQQEDMRANRPLIGKIYDMYAKRCFKNGAMDFDDLLFKMYVLLKSFPETLHKYQHKFKYIMIDEYQDTNPAQYEIIKLLGAVHENICVVGDDAQSIYSFRGATIQNILQFEKDYDDARVVKLEQNYRSTKSILNVANEVIAHNKGQIEKNLWTDNSDGDTIKLVRTNTDNEEGKFIADTIAEQKLRNHYENRDFVILYRTNAQSRSFEESLRRKAIPYRIYGGVSFYQRKEIKDFVAYLRIVMNTRDEESLKRIINYPVRGIGKTTIEKTVVFSNEHNITMWEVLERAKEFGFKGGTLEAIDGFVTMIRSFQAMQGKHNAYDIAVNVGKSTNIVKELFNDKTTEGLARYENVQELLNSIKEFTETPDEEGELLDKSLGSYLQQITLLTDADNEGKEDSDVVKLMTIHAAKGLEFPVVFTVGLEETLFPSGMSINTREELEEERRLFYVAITRAKARLWLTYANSRYRFGNLVQNEPSRFLEEMPEKYIDRSYAGGGAIRNAFGSTNGGGWGAGGGSNMFDRMQKKAPAGAQPQQPAGPRPAPKPAAGPASTHVPTPGFAPDDPATMEPGMQVEHQKFGFGTIMAMEGAPNNRIATVVFPKGGGEKKIMLNYAKLRIVR; encoded by the coding sequence ATGAAGGCAAATTATTTAGATGAGCTGAACGAACGGCAGCGCGAAGCAGTTATTCATATCAATGGCCCCCTGATGATCGTAGCTGGTGCAGGCTCCGGTAAAACGAAAGTGCTTACCACACGTATTGCCCATCTGATGCAAAACGGCGTGGATGCCTTCAATATTCTCTCACTAACCTTCACCAACAAGGCCGCAAAGGAAATGAAAGAGCGTGTGGAACGAATCCTCGGCAGTAACGAAGCCCGTAACCTCTATATCGGTACCTTCCACTCCGTATTCGCCCGCTTACTCCGTGCTGAAGCTCACCGCCTCGGTTATCCGAACGATTTTACCATCTACGATACCGACGACGCCAAGAGTGTACTCAAAACAATTATCAACGAGCTGAATCTCGACGATAAACACTATAAACCCAACTTCGTATACAACCGCATCTCGGCTGCCAAAAACAACCTGATGGGTCCCGAAGAATATCAGCACGATTACTATGTACAGCAGGAAGATATGCGCGCCAACCGCCCGCTGATCGGAAAAATCTACGATATGTATGCCAAACGCTGCTTCAAAAACGGCGCTATGGACTTCGATGACCTGCTCTTCAAAATGTATGTGCTCCTGAAAAGTTTTCCGGAAACATTGCATAAATACCAGCACAAATTCAAGTATATCATGATCGATGAGTACCAGGATACCAACCCTGCTCAGTACGAAATCATCAAATTACTGGGTGCTGTACACGAAAATATTTGTGTGGTAGGTGATGATGCACAAAGTATCTACTCTTTCCGCGGCGCTACCATTCAGAATATCCTCCAGTTTGAAAAGGATTATGATGATGCCCGCGTCGTGAAACTGGAACAGAACTATCGCAGTACCAAATCTATCCTCAACGTTGCCAATGAAGTTATCGCGCATAATAAAGGCCAGATAGAAAAAAATCTCTGGACAGATAACAGCGACGGTGATACGATTAAACTGGTGCGTACCAATACAGACAATGAAGAAGGTAAATTCATAGCGGATACCATCGCAGAACAAAAACTGCGCAACCACTACGAAAACCGTGATTTCGTTATTCTCTACCGTACCAACGCACAAAGCCGTTCCTTCGAGGAAAGCCTGCGCAGAAAAGCAATTCCTTACCGTATTTATGGTGGTGTATCCTTCTATCAGCGTAAGGAAATCAAAGACTTTGTGGCCTACCTCCGTATCGTGATGAATACACGTGATGAGGAAAGCCTTAAACGTATCATCAACTACCCGGTGCGTGGTATCGGTAAAACAACGATTGAAAAAACAGTTGTTTTCAGCAACGAACATAACATCACGATGTGGGAAGTGCTGGAACGTGCGAAGGAGTTCGGCTTCAAAGGTGGTACCCTCGAAGCGATCGATGGTTTTGTTACCATGATCCGCAGCTTCCAGGCAATGCAGGGTAAACATAATGCCTATGATATTGCAGTGAATGTGGGTAAATCTACCAACATCGTAAAAGAACTCTTTAACGATAAAACTACGGAGGGGCTTGCCCGTTATGAAAACGTGCAGGAATTGCTGAACTCCATCAAAGAATTCACAGAGACGCCGGATGAAGAAGGGGAGCTGCTGGACAAGAGCCTGGGTTCTTATCTGCAACAGATTACCCTGCTCACTGATGCCGATAACGAAGGCAAGGAAGACAGCGATGTAGTGAAGCTGATGACGATCCACGCAGCAAAAGGACTGGAGTTCCCGGTGGTATTTACCGTGGGATTGGAAGAAACACTGTTCCCTAGCGGTATGTCTATCAACACCAGGGAAGAACTGGAAGAGGAAAGACGTTTGTTCTATGTAGCGATTACCCGTGCCAAGGCGCGCCTGTGGCTTACTTATGCCAACAGCCGTTATCGTTTTGGTAACCTGGTTCAAAATGAACCGAGCCGTTTCCTTGAAGAAATGCCTGAGAAATATATCGACCGCAGCTATGCCGGCGGTGGCGCCATCCGCAATGCTTTTGGCAGCACCAATGGTGGTGGCTGGGGCGCTGGCGGAGGTTCCAATATGTTCGACAGAATGCAGAAAAAAGCACCAGCCGGTGCGCAGCCACAGCAGCCTGCCGGACCGCGTCCTGCTCCTAAACCAGCCGCTGGCCCTGCGTCTACGCATGTGCCTACCCCTGGTTTTGCTCCGGATGATCCGGCTACCATGGAGCCAGGCATGCAGGTAGAACACCAGAAATTCGGCTTCGGCACCATTATGGCCATGGAAGGGGCACCTAATAACCGCATCGCCACCGTGGTATTCCCTAAAGGCGGTGGCGAAAAGAAAATTATGCTTAACTACGCTAAACTGCGCATTGTAAGATAG
- a CDS encoding RNA polymerase sigma factor, whose amino-acid sequence MSSTEFNNLLLGNADFLRPYAVTLTKDSESAKDLYQETLFRALSNRDKYLAGTNIRAWLYTIMRNIFINNYRRGNRQYRLLDSAVGDYLLSHQPSAVGNFAESELRVKDVQMAVYNLPIIFKQPFLLYFEGYKYYEIAAILNEPLGTVKSRIHFARKMLKTRITRH is encoded by the coding sequence ATGTCATCCACCGAATTCAACAATTTGTTACTAGGAAACGCTGATTTTCTGCGTCCATACGCAGTTACACTAACCAAAGACTCTGAATCGGCTAAGGACCTTTACCAGGAAACCCTGTTCAGAGCGCTCTCTAACCGCGATAAATACCTCGCCGGCACTAATATCAGGGCCTGGCTGTATACTATCATGCGTAACATCTTTATCAATAACTACAGAAGAGGTAACCGCCAGTACAGGTTACTGGATAGCGCCGTTGGCGACTACCTCCTGAGTCATCAGCCCTCTGCTGTAGGTAACTTCGCAGAATCGGAGCTCCGGGTCAAAGATGTCCAGATGGCCGTTTATAATCTGCCTATCATTTTCAAACAACCTTTCCTCCTCTATTTCGAAGGGTACAAATACTATGAAATCGCAGCTATCTTAAACGAACCGTTAGGCACCGTTAAAAGCCGTATCCATTTTGCCCGTAAAATGCTGAAAACAAGAATAACCAGACATTAA